The following are encoded in a window of Rhizobium sp. 11515TR genomic DNA:
- a CDS encoding histidine phosphatase family protein produces MKTRLSWICHGATQANRNGCFPDDEPLEAKAAQQAQSLSFGLGAIDRVWASPALRARQTAVVLGLDAIPDVALRECDYGDWRGQSLAELHERDADSLALWMTDTSVAPHGGEALSSVMKRVGEWMGNHIEDAGHIVVITHASVIRAAVLQALQAPPAAFWAVDVEPFGIVEMTSDGRRWQLRFSKMTI; encoded by the coding sequence ATGAAAACGCGTTTGAGCTGGATTTGCCATGGGGCAACGCAAGCCAATCGGAATGGCTGCTTTCCGGATGACGAACCCTTGGAGGCGAAGGCGGCGCAGCAGGCTCAATCCTTGTCCTTCGGGCTGGGGGCAATCGACCGGGTCTGGGCGAGCCCGGCTTTGCGTGCCCGCCAGACCGCCGTGGTTCTCGGTCTCGACGCTATCCCGGATGTCGCCTTGCGCGAATGCGACTATGGCGACTGGAGGGGGCAATCGCTCGCCGAATTGCATGAAAGGGACGCGGATTCCCTGGCGCTCTGGATGACGGATACGTCGGTCGCGCCGCATGGCGGCGAAGCCCTCTCGTCGGTCATGAAACGCGTCGGCGAATGGATGGGAAATCATATCGAGGATGCCGGCCATATCGTCGTCATCACCCATGCGAGCGTCATTCGCGCTGCCGTTCTGCAGGCCCTGCAGGCGCCGCCTGCGGCATTCTGGGCTGTTGATGTCGAGCCGTTCGGGATCGTCGAGATGACGAGCGACGGCCGGCGCTGGCAGCTTCGCTTCTCGAAGATGACGATCTAA
- a CDS encoding SURF1 family protein, with the protein MTDIFSNTSQGKPRSTLTLVIWVSLLLLLTALLIGLGTWQVKRLQWKLDLIARVDARVHAPAVPAPGAAEWADVTAENSEYKHVQASGTFLNDRQVQVYASTALGAGYWVLTPLKLADGTTIIVNRGFVPTEKRNPATRAEGEISGETTVTGLLRISEPKGTLLRSNVPAEERWYSRDVTAIAETRGLQNVAPYFIDADDAKNPGGLPVGGLTQITFHNSHLVYAITWYGLAAMTLGLAVYLVYFERQRAKAAR; encoded by the coding sequence ATGACCGATATTTTCTCGAACACGTCTCAGGGCAAGCCGCGCTCGACGCTTACCCTGGTCATCTGGGTGTCGCTGCTTCTGCTTCTGACGGCCCTCCTCATCGGTCTCGGCACCTGGCAGGTGAAGCGTCTGCAATGGAAGCTGGATCTGATCGCCCGGGTCGATGCACGCGTGCATGCTCCGGCGGTTCCGGCTCCCGGCGCCGCAGAGTGGGCCGACGTCACAGCCGAAAACTCCGAATACAAGCATGTGCAGGCAAGCGGCACTTTCCTCAATGACAGGCAGGTGCAGGTCTATGCCTCGACCGCGCTCGGCGCAGGCTATTGGGTGCTGACGCCGCTGAAGCTTGCAGACGGCACGACCATCATCGTCAACCGCGGCTTCGTTCCCACAGAGAAGCGCAATCCGGCGACGCGCGCAGAAGGCGAAATTTCCGGCGAGACCACGGTTACCGGCCTGCTGCGGATCAGCGAGCCAAAAGGCACGCTGCTGCGTTCGAACGTGCCGGCGGAGGAGCGCTGGTATTCACGCGACGTGACCGCAATCGCCGAGACCCGCGGGCTGCAGAACGTGGCGCCCTACTTCATCGATGCCGACGATGCGAAAAATCCCGGCGGATTGCCCGTGGGCGGACTTACGCAGATCACCTTCCACAACAGCCATCTCGTTTACGCCATCACCTGGTATGGACTGGCCGCCATGACATTAGGGCTGGCCGTCTATCTCGTCTATTTCGAGCGGCAGCGGGCAAAAGCGGCCCGTTGA
- the cyoD gene encoding cytochrome o ubiquinol oxidase subunit IV, whose protein sequence is MSSNANHSHHSGDAQGHDHHGGHEAAHGTFKSYMTGFILSVILTAIPFWLVMAKVIPDPAVTGVIVMILGAIQIVVHMIYFLHMNTRSEGGWNMMALIFTIVIVIIALSGSLWVMHHLNANMMPMSPEMMRNMP, encoded by the coding sequence ATGAGCTCGAACGCAAACCATTCGCATCATTCCGGCGACGCCCAAGGCCACGATCACCATGGCGGCCACGAGGCGGCGCACGGCACCTTCAAGAGCTACATGACGGGGTTCATTCTCTCCGTCATCCTGACCGCCATTCCCTTCTGGCTGGTCATGGCCAAGGTCATCCCCGATCCGGCCGTCACCGGAGTGATCGTCATGATCCTCGGTGCGATCCAGATCGTCGTGCACATGATCTACTTCCTGCACATGAACACCCGCTCGGAAGGCGGCTGGAACATGATGGCGCTGATCTTTACGATCGTGATCGTCATCATCGCGCTGTCCGGCTCGCTCTGGGTCATGCATCACCTCAACGCGAACATGATGCCCATGTCGCCCGAGATGATGCGCAACATGCCATAA
- the cyoC gene encoding cytochrome o ubiquinol oxidase subunit III, which translates to MTTPTAHAPKDGETPAFYMTEEHHPEGSTMLGFWIYIMSDCLIFAVLFATFAVLGHSYAAGPSPADLFELPLVALNTAMLLFSSITYGFAMLAMEKDNKSGTLMWLTITGIFGALFIFFELYEFYHLILDGAGPQRSAFLSAFFTLVGTHGLHVTTGIVWLITLMVQVGRYGLIPENKRRLMCLSMFWHFLDVVWIGVFSLVYLMGVLG; encoded by the coding sequence ATGACGACCCCAACCGCACACGCTCCGAAGGATGGCGAAACACCCGCCTTCTACATGACGGAAGAGCATCATCCGGAAGGCAGCACCATGCTGGGCTTCTGGATCTACATCATGAGCGACTGCCTGATCTTCGCAGTCCTCTTCGCCACCTTCGCCGTGCTCGGCCACAGCTATGCGGCCGGCCCGTCGCCGGCCGACCTCTTCGAGCTGCCGCTCGTCGCCCTCAACACGGCGATGCTGCTCTTCTCCTCCATCACCTATGGCTTCGCCATGCTGGCGATGGAGAAGGACAACAAGTCGGGCACGCTGATGTGGCTAACGATCACCGGCATCTTCGGTGCTCTCTTCATCTTCTTCGAACTCTACGAGTTCTATCACCTGATTCTTGACGGTGCCGGCCCGCAGCGCAGCGCCTTCCTGTCGGCCTTCTTCACGTTGGTCGGCACGCACGGTCTGCACGTCACCACCGGTATCGTCTGGCTGATCACGCTGATGGTGCAGGTCGGCCGCTATGGACTGATCCCTGAAAACAAGCGCCGCCTGATGTGCCTTTCGATGTTCTGGCACTTCCTGGACGTCGTCTGGATCGGCGTGTTTTCTCTCGTCTACCTCATGGGAGTTCTCGGATGA
- the cyoB gene encoding cytochrome o ubiquinol oxidase subunit I — MFSNPDLYKFIFGRLTLDSIPYHEPILVVTFIGVAIGGIAVLGLLTYFRLWGYLWKEWFTSIDHKKIGIMYVVLALIMLLRGFSDALLMRLQQAIAFNGSEGYLPPHHYDQIFTAHGVIMIFFVAMPFVTGLMNLVVPLQIGARDVSFPFLNNFSFWMTTAGAIVIMISLFIGEFAKTGWLAYPPLSGIAYSPDVGVDYYIWGLQVAGIGTTLSGINLIATIVKMRAPGMTFMKMPVFTWTSLCTNILIVASFPILTATLALLTLDRYAGTNFFTNDLGGNPMMYVNLIWIWGHPEVYILILPAFGVFSEVVATFCGKRLFGYASMVYATCVIMILSYLVWLHHFFTMGSGASVNSFFGITTMIISIPTGAKLFNWLFTMYHGRIRYEPPMLWTVGFMVTFTIGGMTGVMLAVPPADFVLHNSLFLIAHFHNVIIGGVLFGMFAGVNYWFPKAFGFKLDPFWGKMSFWFWQIGFWFAFMPLYILGLMGVTRRVSQFDDPSLQIWFIIAAFGAGLIAIGIACFLIQLAVSFMKREELRDHTGDPWGGRTLEWSTSSPPPAYNFAFTPIVYDHDAWWDMKNRGYVRPTEGFIPIHMPKNTGTGIILGVLSIGFAFGMIWYMWWLAAITFVAMIVITIGHTFNYKRDYHIPADEVVKTENERTKQLAGQV, encoded by the coding sequence ATGTTTTCCAACCCGGACCTCTATAAATTCATCTTCGGTCGGCTGACGCTCGATTCGATCCCGTATCACGAACCGATCCTCGTCGTGACCTTCATCGGCGTCGCCATCGGCGGCATCGCGGTTCTCGGCCTGCTGACCTATTTCCGCCTCTGGGGCTATCTCTGGAAGGAATGGTTCACCAGCATCGACCACAAGAAGATCGGCATCATGTATGTCGTGCTGGCGCTGATCATGCTGCTGCGCGGCTTTTCCGACGCGCTGCTGATGCGCCTGCAGCAGGCGATCGCCTTCAACGGATCCGAGGGCTACCTGCCGCCGCATCACTACGACCAGATCTTCACCGCCCACGGCGTCATCATGATCTTCTTCGTGGCGATGCCCTTCGTCACCGGTCTGATGAACCTCGTGGTGCCGCTGCAGATCGGCGCCCGCGACGTTTCCTTCCCGTTCCTCAACAACTTCTCGTTCTGGATGACGACGGCAGGCGCGATCGTCATCATGATTTCGCTTTTCATCGGTGAATTCGCGAAAACCGGCTGGCTGGCTTACCCGCCGCTTTCCGGCATCGCCTATAGTCCAGACGTCGGCGTCGATTATTACATCTGGGGCCTGCAGGTCGCGGGTATCGGAACGACGCTTTCGGGCATCAACCTGATCGCCACCATCGTCAAGATGCGCGCGCCGGGCATGACCTTCATGAAAATGCCCGTTTTCACCTGGACCTCGCTCTGCACCAACATCCTGATCGTAGCCAGCTTCCCGATCCTGACCGCCACGCTTGCTCTGCTGACCCTCGACCGCTACGCCGGCACGAATTTCTTCACGAACGACCTCGGCGGCAATCCGATGATGTATGTCAACCTCATCTGGATCTGGGGCCACCCGGAAGTCTACATCCTGATCCTGCCGGCCTTCGGCGTCTTCTCGGAAGTCGTCGCAACCTTCTGCGGCAAGCGCCTCTTCGGCTACGCCTCGATGGTTTACGCCACCTGCGTGATCATGATCCTCTCCTACCTCGTCTGGCTGCACCACTTCTTCACGATGGGCTCGGGCGCCAGCGTGAACTCCTTCTTCGGCATCACGACGATGATCATCTCGATCCCGACGGGTGCAAAGCTCTTCAACTGGCTGTTCACGATGTACCACGGCCGTATCCGCTACGAGCCGCCGATGCTGTGGACCGTCGGCTTCATGGTGACCTTCACCATCGGCGGCATGACCGGCGTCATGCTCGCGGTTCCGCCGGCCGATTTCGTGCTGCACAACTCGCTGTTCCTGATCGCCCACTTCCATAACGTGATCATCGGCGGCGTGCTCTTCGGCATGTTCGCAGGCGTCAACTACTGGTTCCCGAAGGCCTTCGGCTTCAAGCTCGACCCCTTCTGGGGCAAGATGAGCTTCTGGTTCTGGCAGATCGGCTTCTGGTTCGCCTTCATGCCGCTCTACATCCTCGGCCTGATGGGCGTTACGCGCCGCGTCAGCCAGTTCGACGATCCGTCGCTGCAGATCTGGTTCATCATCGCGGCCTTCGGCGCCGGTCTCATCGCCATCGGCATCGCCTGCTTCCTCATCCAGCTGGCCGTCAGCTTCATGAAGCGTGAGGAGCTTCGCGATCATACGGGCGATCCCTGGGGCGGCCGCACGCTGGAATGGTCCACCTCGTCGCCGCCGCCGGCCTACAACTTCGCCTTCACGCCGATCGTCTACGATCACGACGCGTGGTGGGACATGAAGAACCGCGGCTATGTCAGGCCGACCGAAGGCTTCATTCCGATCCACATGCCGAAGAATACCGGCACGGGCATCATCCTCGGCGTTCTCTCCATCGGCTTCGCATTCGGGATGATCTGGTACATGTGGTGGCTCGCCGCCATCACCTTCGTCGCGATGATCGTCATCACGATCGGCCATACCTTCAACTACAAGCGCGACTACCACATCCCCGCCGACGAGGTCGTTAAGACCGAGAACGAGCGTACGAAGCAGCTCGCAGGACAGGTGTAA
- the cyoA gene encoding ubiquinol oxidase subunit II — MPRLSKIFSRLSVIPLFLLLSGCNLVVMAPSGDIAMQQRDLIIVSVVLMLIIIIPVIFLTLFFAWRYRQSNNEATYEPEWHHSTRLELVIWSAPLAIIIALGAVTWISTHQLDPYRPLDRIAADKPLSADVKPLTVEVVALDWKWLFFYPEYGIATVNEMAAPVDRPINFKITASSVMNSFFIPALAGQIYAMPGMETKLHAVINHPGEFQGLSANYSGAGFSNMRFKFHGLDQAGFDQWVQKAKSQGTALGRNEYLTLAKPSERNPVQYFNAVDDGLYNAILNMCADPSKMCMSEMMHIDAKGGGGKESHENRERLIYDNRDGASAEVTPVKADGGHTMQHGDNSMPGMDMGNGSSSDSSTGSAQHQGH; from the coding sequence GTGCCAAGACTATCGAAGATTTTCAGCCGTTTATCCGTCATCCCTTTGTTTTTGCTGCTCTCAGGTTGCAATCTGGTGGTGATGGCTCCCTCCGGCGATATCGCCATGCAGCAGCGAGACCTCATCATCGTCTCGGTCGTGCTGATGCTGATCATCATCATCCCGGTGATCTTCCTGACGCTGTTCTTCGCCTGGAGATACCGCCAGTCGAACAACGAAGCGACCTACGAGCCGGAGTGGCATCATTCGACACGTCTGGAGTTGGTCATCTGGTCCGCTCCGCTTGCCATCATCATCGCGCTCGGCGCGGTGACCTGGATCAGCACCCATCAGCTCGACCCCTACCGCCCGCTCGACCGCATCGCCGCTGACAAGCCGCTCAGCGCCGACGTAAAGCCGCTGACGGTCGAAGTGGTCGCGCTCGACTGGAAATGGCTCTTCTTCTATCCGGAATACGGTATCGCCACCGTCAACGAGATGGCAGCTCCCGTTGACCGCCCGATCAACTTCAAGATCACGGCCTCCTCGGTGATGAACTCCTTCTTCATCCCGGCGCTGGCAGGCCAGATTTACGCCATGCCGGGCATGGAGACGAAGCTCCACGCCGTCATCAACCATCCCGGCGAATTCCAGGGCCTGTCGGCCAACTATAGCGGCGCCGGCTTCTCGAACATGCGCTTCAAGTTCCACGGTTTGGATCAGGCCGGTTTCGACCAGTGGGTCCAGAAGGCCAAGAGCCAGGGCACGGCGCTCGGCCGCAATGAATACCTGACGCTTGCCAAGCCGAGCGAACGTAACCCGGTGCAGTACTTCAACGCCGTCGACGATGGTCTTTACAATGCCATCCTCAATATGTGCGCCGATCCGAGCAAGATGTGCATGAGCGAAATGATGCATATCGACGCCAAGGGCGGCGGCGGCAAGGAAAGCCACGAAAACCGCGAGCGCCTGATCTATGACAATCGCGATGGCGCCTCGGCCGAGGTCACGCCGGTCAAGGCTGACGGCGGCCACACCATGCAGCATGGCGATAACTCCATGCCGGGCATGGATATGGGCAACGGCTCTTCTTCCGATTCGTCGACCGGTTCGGCGCAGCATCAGGGTCATTGA
- a CDS encoding MFS transporter, which produces MVSVTHESLNPTSSTLESDARSMHAGGSVAPGNIAIGVIIGRTSEFFDFFVYAIASVLVFPKLIFPFADPLHGTMLSFLVFALAFIARPIGSFIFMAIDRRYGRGVKLTIALFLLGGSTAAMSFLPGYSEVGVYAIILLAIFRIGQGLALGGAWDGLASLLALNAPTNHRGWYAMIPQLGAPIGFMLASALFAYFVTSLTTADFLDWGWRYPFFCAFAVNVVALFARLRLVATEEFGTLLERHELEPVKMTELLRVHGRDVLIGAFVPLASFATFHLVTVFPLGWVTLYSEQTPGSFLLVEFLGAICGILAIICSGMLADRIGRRNQLAIGAVLIACFAFVAPWLLDGGATGRHIYVVLGFTLLGLSFGQAAGASASRFSQNYRYSGSALVSDLSWLIGAGFAPFVALALSSQFGLVYTSLYLLSGVVCTLVAIFFSKTLETRDN; this is translated from the coding sequence ATGGTCAGCGTAACGCATGAATCACTGAACCCCACATCTTCAACTCTGGAGAGCGATGCCCGCAGCATGCATGCGGGGGGCTCGGTCGCCCCCGGCAACATCGCCATCGGCGTGATTATTGGTCGCACATCGGAATTCTTCGATTTCTTCGTCTATGCCATTGCATCTGTGCTGGTCTTCCCGAAGCTCATCTTCCCCTTCGCCGACCCGCTCCATGGCACGATGCTTTCCTTCCTGGTCTTCGCGCTGGCCTTTATCGCTCGTCCGATCGGTTCGTTCATCTTCATGGCGATCGACCGGCGCTACGGGCGCGGGGTGAAGCTTACGATCGCGCTGTTCCTGCTTGGCGGCTCGACGGCCGCGATGAGCTTCCTGCCCGGCTATTCGGAAGTCGGTGTCTATGCAATCATCCTGCTTGCCATTTTCCGGATCGGTCAGGGTCTTGCACTTGGTGGTGCATGGGACGGCTTGGCTTCGCTCCTGGCGCTTAACGCACCGACGAACCATCGTGGCTGGTATGCGATGATCCCGCAGCTCGGCGCCCCGATCGGCTTCATGCTTGCAAGCGCTCTGTTTGCCTATTTCGTCACGAGCCTCACGACCGCGGACTTCCTGGATTGGGGCTGGCGCTATCCCTTCTTCTGCGCCTTCGCCGTCAACGTCGTCGCGCTCTTTGCCCGCCTGCGCCTGGTCGCCACCGAGGAGTTCGGCACGCTCTTGGAGCGTCATGAGCTGGAGCCCGTGAAGATGACGGAGCTGCTGCGCGTGCATGGCCGCGATGTCCTGATCGGCGCCTTCGTGCCCCTGGCAAGCTTTGCGACCTTCCACCTTGTGACCGTCTTCCCCCTCGGCTGGGTGACGCTTTACAGCGAGCAGACTCCCGGTTCGTTCCTGCTGGTGGAGTTCCTCGGCGCGATCTGCGGCATTCTCGCCATCATCTGTTCCGGTATGCTCGCTGACCGGATCGGCCGCCGCAATCAGCTAGCCATCGGCGCCGTGCTGATCGCCTGCTTCGCCTTCGTGGCACCCTGGCTGCTTGATGGCGGCGCGACTGGCCGCCACATCTACGTGGTTCTCGGCTTCACGCTGCTCGGCCTCTCCTTCGGTCAGGCGGCAGGCGCCAGCGCCTCCCGCTTCAGCCAAAACTATCGCTACAGCGGCTCGGCCCTGGTGTCGGATCTGTCCTGGCTGATCGGTGCCGGTTTCGCGCCCTTCGTGGCGCTTGCCCTCTCCAGCCAGTTCGGCCTGGTCTATACGAGCCTCTATCTGCTCTCCGGCGTCGTCTGCACGCTGGTCGCGATCTTCTTCAGCAAGACGCTGGAGACGCGGGACAACTGA
- a CDS encoding LrgB family protein, with the protein MSSIESLAAGLFWPLATIGLYYLSKMLYRRRPSLLLSPLVAAPAILIVLALALHANYQDYMHDSRWLLALLGPATVAFAVPIYEQRGLIKRYWPVLLFGLTIGSTTAMISAWGFASLLGLDESLRLSLMPRSISTPFAMVVSNDIGGVPNLTAVFVVITGLFGAVIGQMLLQLLPLRSGMARGALYGMGAHGIGVAKAHEIGREEGSIAGLVMVLVGLTNVLAAPLIAWLMHSS; encoded by the coding sequence ATGTCCAGCATTGAAAGTCTCGCAGCCGGCCTATTCTGGCCGCTGGCGACGATCGGACTTTATTATCTTTCCAAGATGCTCTATCGGCGTCGGCCTTCGCTCTTGTTGTCGCCGCTGGTGGCGGCACCTGCTATTTTGATTGTGCTCGCACTGGCACTGCACGCGAATTACCAGGATTATATGCATGACAGCCGCTGGCTGCTTGCGCTGCTCGGACCGGCGACAGTGGCTTTTGCAGTGCCGATCTACGAACAGCGCGGCCTCATCAAGCGCTATTGGCCTGTCCTGCTGTTCGGCTTGACGATCGGCAGCACGACCGCCATGATCTCGGCCTGGGGATTTGCGAGCCTTCTCGGTCTCGACGAAAGCCTGCGGCTCAGCCTGATGCCGCGCTCGATCAGCACGCCCTTCGCCATGGTGGTTTCCAATGATATCGGCGGCGTGCCCAACCTGACCGCCGTCTTCGTCGTTATTACCGGCCTATTCGGCGCCGTTATCGGCCAGATGCTGCTGCAGCTGCTGCCGCTCAGATCAGGTATGGCCCGCGGCGCGCTTTACGGTATGGGGGCACATGGCATCGGTGTGGCCAAGGCGCATGAGATCGGCCGCGAGGAAGGATCGATCGCCGGTCTCGTCATGGTGCTGGTGGGATTGACCAACGTGCTGGCGGCACCATTGATCGCCTGGCTGATGCACTCGTCCTGA
- a CDS encoding CidA/LrgA family protein: protein MRIDPKNHPKLSCLAQILLLLAFWQAGEAIAHLAHLPIPGAIVGMLLVLVLFSSGKVKLASIKRGAEWFLAEMLLFFVPAVLALLDHGEFIGLIGLKVLAVIFTGTIIVMGVTAIAIDFGYRLMMRQRAPRHVQH, encoded by the coding sequence ATGCGTATCGACCCAAAGAACCATCCAAAATTGAGCTGCCTCGCTCAGATCCTGCTGCTGCTTGCCTTCTGGCAGGCGGGCGAAGCCATTGCCCACCTGGCACATCTGCCGATACCCGGCGCCATCGTCGGCATGCTGCTGGTACTGGTACTCTTTTCGAGCGGCAAGGTGAAGCTGGCGAGCATAAAGCGTGGCGCGGAGTGGTTTCTCGCCGAAATGCTCTTGTTCTTCGTGCCGGCAGTGCTGGCTTTGCTCGATCATGGCGAATTCATCGGTCTCATCGGGCTGAAAGTGCTTGCGGTGATCTTCACCGGCACCATTATCGTCATGGGTGTCACCGCGATAGCGATCGATTTCGGCTACCGCCTGATGATGCGCCAGAGAGCACCCCGCCATGTCCAGCATTGA
- a CDS encoding LysR family transcriptional regulator, whose product MELRALKAFVEVVRQGGFSEAAKVVFTTQSAVSKAVRQLEDELGLPLLNRIGHRATLTDAGEVVYRRAIAILAGRDDLLAELSELRGLARGALRLGLPPIGNDALFAPVFAVFRNRYPGIEIRLVEQGAKRLEEMVLADEVDLGASLLPMPDVFEWQTVRCEPMHVLLPSAHPLAGQQTVPLAALKDYPFLLFETGFALNGIILDACRAAGFAPDIAARSSQINFIVELVAAGLGVGFLPRLIAEQRQRSSIAHALVVEPGMEWNMAWIWRRGGYLSHAGRAWLDLAAEIAAKS is encoded by the coding sequence ATGGAGCTTCGGGCACTGAAAGCCTTCGTCGAAGTGGTGCGCCAGGGCGGCTTTTCGGAAGCCGCCAAGGTGGTGTTCACCACGCAATCGGCCGTCAGCAAGGCCGTGCGCCAGCTGGAGGACGAGCTTGGCCTGCCGCTGCTCAACCGCATCGGCCATCGCGCGACCCTGACCGATGCTGGTGAGGTGGTCTATCGTCGGGCAATTGCGATCCTTGCCGGGCGTGACGATCTTCTGGCGGAATTGTCGGAGCTTCGTGGGCTCGCGCGCGGCGCCCTGCGGCTTGGCTTGCCACCGATCGGCAACGATGCCCTCTTCGCTCCGGTGTTCGCCGTCTTCCGCAACCGCTATCCTGGTATCGAGATCAGATTGGTGGAGCAAGGCGCCAAGCGGCTCGAGGAAATGGTGTTGGCCGACGAGGTCGATCTCGGCGCCTCGCTGCTGCCGATGCCCGATGTCTTCGAGTGGCAGACCGTGCGCTGCGAGCCGATGCATGTTCTCCTACCATCGGCGCATCCTCTCGCCGGGCAGCAAACGGTGCCCCTGGCAGCGCTCAAGGACTACCCCTTTCTCCTCTTCGAAACCGGCTTCGCGCTGAATGGCATCATTCTCGACGCCTGCCGCGCGGCTGGCTTTGCGCCTGATATTGCGGCGCGCTCAAGCCAGATCAATTTCATTGTCGAACTGGTTGCCGCGGGCCTCGGTGTGGGCTTCCTGCCACGGCTGATCGCCGAACAGCGCCAGCGTTCGAGCATCGCCCATGCGCTCGTCGTCGAACCCGGCATGGAGTGGAACATGGCCTGGATCTGGCGGCGCGGCGGATATTTGTCCCATGCCGGTCGTGCCTGGCTCGACCTCGCAGCCGAGATAGCGGCGAAATCTTGA
- a CDS encoding iron ABC transporter substrate-binding protein, with product MTFSFSHLTSALALAAGLAVAPMMANAADSEGIVVYNAQHEALTQAWADGFTKETGIKVTIRNGSDMQFANQIVQEGAASPADVYLTENSPGMTLVDANKLFAPVDAATLAQVPETFKAADGNWVGVAARSTVFAYDKTKLKEADLPKSLLDLADPKWKGRWGASPAGADFQAIVSALLELKGEDATRAWLKAMKENASFYKGNSVAMKAVNAGEIEGAVIYHYYWFGDQAKTGENSKNVSLHYFKNQDPGAFVSISGGGILASSQHQKEAQAFLKWITGKGGQAVLRDGDSYEYAVGNGEASNPKLVPIPDLQAPKIEPSKLNSKKVTDLMTEAGLI from the coding sequence ATGACTTTTTCCTTTTCTCATCTCACCAGTGCGCTGGCGCTTGCCGCCGGCCTTGCGGTTGCTCCGATGATGGCGAATGCCGCCGATTCCGAAGGCATCGTCGTCTACAACGCTCAACATGAAGCGCTGACGCAGGCCTGGGCGGATGGCTTCACCAAGGAAACCGGCATCAAGGTTACCATCCGCAACGGTAGCGACATGCAGTTCGCCAACCAGATCGTCCAGGAAGGTGCTGCCTCTCCCGCCGACGTCTATCTGACGGAAAATTCCCCGGGCATGACGCTGGTCGATGCAAACAAGCTCTTCGCTCCCGTCGATGCCGCCACGCTCGCCCAGGTGCCGGAAACCTTCAAGGCTGCCGATGGCAACTGGGTCGGCGTCGCCGCCCGTTCCACCGTTTTCGCCTATGACAAGACCAAGCTGAAGGAAGCCGATCTGCCGAAATCGCTCCTCGATCTCGCCGATCCCAAGTGGAAGGGCCGTTGGGGCGCTTCGCCCGCCGGCGCCGACTTCCAGGCGATCGTCAGCGCGCTTCTGGAGCTGAAGGGTGAAGACGCGACCCGTGCCTGGCTGAAAGCGATGAAGGAAAATGCCAGCTTCTACAAGGGCAACAGCGTCGCAATGAAGGCCGTCAATGCCGGCGAGATCGAAGGCGCTGTCATCTATCACTATTACTGGTTCGGCGATCAGGCCAAGACAGGCGAAAACAGCAAGAATGTCTCGCTGCACTATTTCAAGAACCAGGATCCTGGCGCATTCGTCAGCATCTCCGGTGGCGGTATCCTGGCATCCAGCCAGCATCAGAAGGAAGCGCAGGCTTTCCTGAAGTGGATCACCGGCAAAGGCGGTCAGGCCGTTCTGCGCGATGGCGATTCCTATGAATATGCCGTCGGCAATGGCGAAGCTTCCAATCCCAAGCTGGTGCCGATTCCCGACCTGCAGGCTCCAAAGATCGAGCCTTCCAAGCTGAACAGTAAGAAGGTCACCGATCTGATGACGGAAGCTGGTCTCATCTAA